In Bacillus marinisedimentorum, the sequence TAACTTCGCCTGAATGCCTTCCCTCACAATTGAGCTCAGAGAACGGCCGAAAATATCGGAGCTCCAGATGGAAAGCGGGTCATCTTCAAAGTCCTGCATCAAATAGCGTACAAGCTCTTCACTCTGCTTCTCGGTGCCAATAATCGGCGCAAATTCCGATTCCACATCCACTTTAATCATATGAATGGACGGCGCGACCGCTTTCAAGCGGACTCCGAACCTTGAACCCTGGCGGATGATCTCAGGTTCATCGAGGCTCATGTCAGAAAGGGCTGGAGCGGCAATGCCATAGCCTGTTTGCTTTACCATCTTCAATGCGTCGGCAACCTGGTCATATTCCGACTTGGCATGAGACAAATCCTGCATGATTTCAAGCAAGTGGTCTTTTCCGCGGATCTCGACACCGACCACTTCTTTCAATATCTGATCATAAAGGTCATCAGGTGCATAAAGGTCGATTTCTGCTATGCCCTGCCCCATTTCGATGCCGGCGAGACCAGCTCTGTCGATGAACTCATACTCATTGAACTGGCCAACTACAAAGTCGACATCGCGGAGCCGTTTAATATCCTTGACCGTATCCTGGACCGCTTCCTGATAACTTTGCCTGAGCCAGTGATCCTCTTTCAGAACCATTACCCAGCTCGGCAGATTGACATTCACCTCAAGTACAGGGAATTCATAAAGCGCTTCCCGCAGAACATTATTCACATCCTGTTCCCTCATCGATTCAATGCTCATCGCAAGAACCGGGATGTCATACTTTTCGTTCAGCTTCTGACGGAGTGCCTCAGTATCCGGATGATGGGGCTGGACAGTATTAACGACCATAATGAACGGCTTTCCAACCTCTTTCAATTCTTCAATGACCCGCTCTTCCGCCTGTAAATAGTCGCTTCTCGGTATCTCGCCGATCGTGCCGTCAGTTGTGATGACAACACCGATCGTCGAATGTTCCTGAATAACTTTTCGGGTTCCGATTTCCGCCGCTTCATGGAACGGAATCGGTTCTTCGTACCATGGGGTATTGATCATTCTAGGCCCATTTTCATCTTCATAGCCCTTTGCTCCCGGCACGGTATACCCGACACAATCGACAAGGCGCACCCGCACCTCCAGCCCTTCGTCTACATCCAGTGACACTGCCTGATTTGGGACGAATTTCGGTTCTGTCGTCATGATCGTCCGCCCGGCAGCTGATTGAGGCAGCTCATCCTGGGTCCTCGCCCTGTCTGATTCACTTTCGATATTTGGCAGAACGACAAGCTCCATGAACTTCTTAATGAATGTTGATTTGCCTGTCCGGACGGCTCCCACGACACCGAGATATATATCTCCGTCCGTTCGTTCCGCAATATCTTTAAAAATATCTACCTTTTCCATGTGATCCCTCCCGGTCCGAAATTAGGGATTTATAAATCCAAGGCCACAGCTAATCTAAGACATTATATATCTATGACGTTGTCCTACTCTCTTATGACTGAATTTTTAATGAAAATAGAACATGCCGGCACCTACTGTATTTTATTTCAGGATCCGCCTATTATGACAAAAAAAGAAAATGACCAGAAGAAACAAAGCAGATTCGTTAATCTGGCGAAACACCTGATATCACATAGCGAGTTATTTGCAGCCTGCAAAATAGCATTGCTGTCATATATGTTGTCGTGGCGCTAATCGGGGCCGGGCATTCATCCTGTTGTTGTTTATTGTATTAATAGGAGGGTGTTATGGCAAAGAGGTTATATTTTATAAGTGTCTTGAGTATTGTGTTGTCAATTAAAGAGGAAGATTTTCAAAAGAAGAACTGGATTGTGGTCCTTTGGCTGATGGGGAGGCTTTTTTCGGACACGCATAACTCTATTCGTGACCTTTTTGCCGATGTGCGGGCTTGTTTGTTCACGCCTATTTATCTGAATGTAAGATGTAAAAGGATACTTCGATAAAATTATCCCTATTCATAATAAAAAACGCCTGGATTATTTACCAGGCGTTTGTAGTGTAACTTATGTTTATAAAATGCAAGTTATGTGT encodes:
- the spoIVA gene encoding stage IV sporulation protein A; this translates as MEKVDIFKDIAERTDGDIYLGVVGAVRTGKSTFIKKFMELVVLPNIESESDRARTQDELPQSAAGRTIMTTEPKFVPNQAVSLDVDEGLEVRVRLVDCVGYTVPGAKGYEDENGPRMINTPWYEEPIPFHEAAEIGTRKVIQEHSTIGVVITTDGTIGEIPRSDYLQAEERVIEELKEVGKPFIMVVNTVQPHHPDTEALRQKLNEKYDIPVLAMSIESMREQDVNNVLREALYEFPVLEVNVNLPSWVMVLKEDHWLRQSYQEAVQDTVKDIKRLRDVDFVVGQFNEYEFIDRAGLAGIEMGQGIAEIDLYAPDDLYDQILKEVVGVEIRGKDHLLEIMQDLSHAKSEYDQVADALKMVKQTGYGIAAPALSDMSLDEPEIIRQGSRFGVRLKAVAPSIHMIKVDVESEFAPIIGTEKQSEELVRYLMQDFEDDPLSIWSSDIFGRSLSSIVREGIQAKLSLMPENARYKLKETLERIINEGSGGLIAIIL